The Bubalus kerabau isolate K-KA32 ecotype Philippines breed swamp buffalo chromosome X, PCC_UOA_SB_1v2, whole genome shotgun sequence genome has a segment encoding these proteins:
- the LOC129639048 gene encoding protein BEX2-like, with product MASKEEQAVKNRNMKDANQENEKKDGKDQDANKREPMALLSGASEYYVPRGNRRRFRVRQPILHYRWDVTQRLGEPQARMREENMERIGEEVRQLMEKLREKQLSHSLRAVSTDPPYHEHHDEFCLMP from the coding sequence ATGGCGTCCAAAGAGGAACAAGCAGTAAAAAATCGCAACATGAAAGATGCCAAccaggagaatgaaaaaaaagatggaaaggatCAAGATGCTAATAAAAGAGAACCTATGGCCCTCCTTTCGGGTGCTAGTGAATATTATGTACCTAGAGGAAATCGTAGGCGGTTCCGTGTTAGGCAGCCCATCCTGCATTATAGATGGGACGTGACTCAGAGGCTTGGCGAGCCACAGGCAAGGATGAGAGAAGAGAATATGGAAAGGATTGGGGAGGAGGTGAGGCAGCTGATGGAAAAGCTGAGGGAAAAGCAGTTGAGTCATAGTCTGCGGGCAGTTAGCACTGACCCCCCTTACCATGAGCATCATGATGAGTTTTGCCTTATGCCTTGA